Proteins encoded together in one Xenopus laevis strain J_2021 chromosome 6L, Xenopus_laevis_v10.1, whole genome shotgun sequence window:
- the LOC108719532 gene encoding gastrula zinc finger protein XlCGF57.1-like — protein sequence MNRITRDGLRERQVVQKNLNQTQSFTVRAPFTYNESGASSNQDTKTLRVQKYPTDMRPSVPNTQKKQKCHTKKPRNLTFNEAKSKSSVAGKRSGFSKVQSVVKPFICIKCERRFCSRRNLLTHQRIHMGRRFVCSKCGKCFSYRKILIAHNWLHTGRKPFTCTECNKGFLWKRDLENHHHVAESKPIVCDLLNKEEEKPLVNSDCGKNSREKRKRKVHHYKEEKPFVCKECGNSFSNKHTLDIHFRSHTGESPFVCIECGKSYKSQSKLAVHFRIHTGEKPFTCQHCGRSFRDGDVLKHHILTHTGEKPFVCTECGKSFTKKYYLKSHVYIHTGVNPFSCTQCGKSYKKKRELVLHLKIHEGKTFPCTECDKSFPAPWQLKRHQMVHTGEKPFKCSECGKGFREKGKLDLHYLIHTGLKPFACLECGKQFRWKAEFQNHRSVHTGEKPYACTECGKNCASNSDLSNHLRLHTGEKPYACTECGKSFRIKSELAIHRRTHIGEKPFGCTDCGRRFLLKSSLSAHQRVHTGEKPFVCAECGKSFKDQSSLKHHLQTHITVSGTQSRKR from the coding sequence ATGAACAGGATCACAAGAGATGGATTACGTGAAAGGCAAGTTGTCCAGAAGAACCTCAACCAAACCCAAAGTTTCACAGTGAGAGCACCATTTACATACAATGAATCTGGCGCATCGTCCAACCAGGACACTAAAACCCTGAGAGTTCAGAAATATCCCACAGACATGAGGCCTTCTGTTCCCAAtacacaaaagaaacaaaaatgtcacACAAAGAAACCCCGGAATCTCACTTTCAATGAAGCAAAGTCAAAATCATCAGTCGCTGGAAAGAGGTCTGGTTTCTCTAAAGTCCAAAGTGTTGTGAAACCTTTTATCTGCATAAAATGTGAGAGGAGATTCTGCAGCAGAAGGAACCTTCTCACCCACCAGAGAATCCACATGGGGAGGAGGTTTGTCTGCTctaaatgtgggaaatgtttctcATACAGGAAGATCCTCATAGCTCATAATTGGCTTCATACTGGGAGGAAACCCTTCACCTGTACTGAATGTAATAAGGGCTTCTTATGGAAGAGAGACCTTGAGAATCATCATCATGTCGCAGAATCCAAACCAATAGTCTGTGATCTATTGAATAAGGAAGAAGAGAAGCCACTTGTCAACAGTGATTGTGGGAAAAACTCCAGAGAGAAGAGGAAACGCAAAGTTCATCATTATAAAGAAGAGAAACCATTTGTCTGCAAAGAGTGTGGGAATTCCTTCAGTAACAAGCACACCCTTGACATTCATTTCCGCAGCCACACAGGAGAGAGTCCGTTTGTCTGTATTGAGTGTGGGAAGAGCTACAAGAGTCAGAGTAAACTCGCTGTTCATTTCAGGATTCAtactggagagaaaccatttacCTGCCAGCACTGTGGGAGAAGCTTCAGGGATGGAGATGTTCTCAAACATCATATTTtgactcacacaggggagaaaccattcgtCTGTACTGAGTGTGGGAAAAGCTTTACCAAAAAATATTATCTGAAATCTCATGTTTATATTCACACCGGAGTGAACCCATTCAGTTGCACTCAGTGTGGAAAAAGCTACAAGAAGAAGAGGGAATTAGTCCTTCATCTTAAAATTCACGAAGGAAAGACTTTCCCATGCACAGAGTGTGACAAATCCTTCCCAGCACCCTGGCAGCTCAAAAGGCACCAAATGGTgcacaccggggagaaaccattcaagtgTTCAGAGTGTGGGAAAGGCTTCCGGGAAAAAGGAAAGCTGGACTTGCATTATCTCATCCATACGGGCCTTAAACCTTTCGCATGTTTGGAGTGTGGGAAACAGTTTAGATGGAAGGCTGAGTTCCAAAATCACCGGTCGGtacacactggggagaaaccataTGCCTGCACTGAGTGCGGGAAAAACTGCGCAAGTAACAGCGATCTAAGTAATCATCTTCGgcttcacacaggagagaaaccgtATGCCTGCACTGAGTGTGGGAAAAGTTTCCGGATTAAGAGTGAACTCGCCATTCACCGTCGGACTCACATAGGGGAGAAGCCGTTTGGCTGCACTGATTGCGGGAGACGGTTTCTACTTAAAAGCAGCCTCAGCGCACATCAGCGCGTTCACACCGGAGAGAAACCCTTTGTCTGTGCCGAGTGCGGGAAAAGCTTCAAGGACCAGAGTTCCCTCAAGCACCATTTACAGACTCACATCACGGTTTCTGGGACACAGTCAAGAAAAAGATAA